A region from the Lolium perenne isolate Kyuss_39 chromosome 4, Kyuss_2.0, whole genome shotgun sequence genome encodes:
- the LOC139839245 gene encoding uncharacterized protein yields the protein MLNNAWGKLDVETSEIQDAKKNIGEFFDKLVCKQKEQKALHYELHKNIALQRRVTISQAEKIQHFQAENAALKKQLSEAQGASSSLAAASSELETLRAAHKNLEAKLAVAEQKISEKNSELIRKTGEFELKRQTDSDIIQKQQKEIGGLRKYMETAESCWDLLNSDVMDPLGYDEERRSQFPRDDLLQLAGEDCKDLISASRKICHNLNIKKSRVCDVRKLIKRMDLLPELVVDLQSSSARGAAAMSLAMCLAHNPSLNLDLVTSGVPPECNVNALLDAVSGYDTRIARRIRHDEFYEKVVLSADEPLEAEHLEDREAENRPAQSGSQYTWTSSKNQGGAASPTAAGAEEDEDVSSPAKDAEKEAPTDAGGADANVETSPAEKK from the exons atgctgaacaatgcctggggcAAACTGGACGTTGAAACGTCGGAGATCCAGGACGCCAAGAAAAACATTGGCGAATTCTTCGACAAGCTtgtttgcaagcaaaag GAACAAAAAGCCCTGCATTACGAGTTGCACAAAAACATTGCGCTGCAGCGTCGTGTGACCATCAGCCAGGCGGAGAAAATCCAGCACTTTCAGGCGGAGAATGCGGCTCTGAAGAAACAACTTTCAGAagctcaag GTGCCTCCTCTTCTCTTGCTGCAGCTTCCTCCGAGTTGGAGACTCTTCGTGCTGCACACAAGAATCTCGAAGCAAAACTCGCAGTGGCAGAACAGAAAATCTCTGAGAAGAACTCGGAGCTTATCCGGAAAACTGGTGAGTTTGAGCTGAAAAGACAAACTGACAGCGACATCATCCAGAAGCAGCAAAAAGAAATTGGAGGTCTTCGCAAATATATGGAAACAGCAGAGAGCTGCTGGGACCTGCTCAACTCCGACGTCATGG ATCCACTCGGATATGACGAGGAACGTCGGAGCCAGTTCCCGCGCGATGACCTGCTTCAGCTGGCCGGAgaagactgcaaggatctcatctccgcctccaggaAAATCTGTCACAACCTCAACATTAAGAAGAGCCGAGTCTGCGatgtgcgcaagctcatcaagaggATGGATTTGCTTCCGGAGCTGGTTGTGGACCTGCAATCCTCTTCAGCACGGGGTGCAGCTGCCATGTCCTTGGCTATGTGCTTAGCGCATAATCCGAGTTTAAACCTGGACCTGGTGACTTCTGGCGTTCCTCCGGAATGTAATGTCAATGCGCTGCTTGACGCGGTTAGCGGCTATGATACACGCATTGCTCGGAGGATCCGCCATGATGAATTTTATGAGAAGGTGGTTCTTTCTGCTGACGAACCTCTCGAAGCTGAGCATTTGGAGGACCGCGAAGCGGAAAACAGGCCCGCTCAATCCGGAAGCCAGTACACATGGACAAGCTCAAAGAACCAAGGTGGCGCTGCTTCTCCGACTGCAGCTGGagcggaagaagatgaagatgtcTCTTCGCCTGCCAAGGATGCAGAGAAGGAAGCTCCGACTGACGCAGGGGGAGCTGATGCCAACGTGGAAACTTCTCCGGCTGAGAAGAAGTAA